Proteins from a single region of Desulfobacter postgatei 2ac9:
- a CDS encoding group II intron maturase-specific domain-containing protein, whose product MRRSPRSGKWYPHTEPSKRSEERIKATVKRLTHRRRTPVSVPDLIDEINYATQGWSAYFHYQHSTKVMARVKWFTEERVRKHLCVRHKVRTRTNGYKRFSTDFLYNKLYLYRIPTYAKWKRAQALQ is encoded by the coding sequence ATGAGACGCAGCCCCCGAAGCGGGAAGTGGTACCCACACACTGAGCCATCCAAACGCTCGGAAGAGCGCATCAAGGCAACGGTGAAAAGGTTAACTCACCGCCGAAGAACACCGGTATCGGTGCCGGACTTGATTGATGAGATCAACTATGCGACCCAAGGCTGGTCAGCTTACTTTCACTACCAGCACAGCACGAAAGTGATGGCTCGGGTCAAATGGTTTACCGAAGAAAGGGTCCGTAAGCATTTATGCGTACGGCATAAAGTTCGTACCAGGACAAATGGGTATAAACGGTTTTCTACAGATTTTCTGTACAACAAGTTGTATTTGTATAGAATCCCAACTTACGCAAAGTGGAAAAGGGCGCAAGCCTTACAATGA
- a CDS encoding IS110 family transposase → MTALTWVLEVGEVERFGAVRQAVSYCGLCAAQKESGGKESRGPISKKRNKHLQTVLVEAAKLAPHWNPQLAEIHERELRKGNKNRATLAVARKLVAYMLAVEKSKKDFEVTAPYQAA, encoded by the coding sequence GTGACGGCTTTAACCTGGGTGTTGGAAGTCGGTGAGGTAGAGCGATTTGGAGCAGTACGTCAGGCAGTTAGTTATTGTGGCCTTTGCGCGGCTCAAAAAGAATCTGGCGGCAAAGAAAGTCGTGGTCCGATATCCAAAAAACGAAATAAACATTTGCAAACTGTTCTGGTTGAGGCGGCAAAACTTGCACCACATTGGAATCCTCAATTGGCTGAAATTCATGAAAGGGAATTGAGAAAGGGAAACAAGAATAGAGCGACCCTGGCCGTAGCAAGAAAACTTGTAGCCTATATGCTGGCTGTTGAAAAATCCAAAAAGGATTTTGAGGTGACAGCTCCATATCAGGCTGCCTGA
- a CDS encoding group II intron maturase-specific domain-containing protein: MTCPRFYGGRLVRYADDFVILCKGKIDAPIQMVKMVLDRCELRLNDQKTKIINAYQDSFDFLGFRFQMRRSPRSGKWYPHTEPSKRSEERIKATVKRLTHRRRTPVSVPDLIDEINYATQGWSAYFHYQHSTKVMARVKWFTEERVRKHLCVRHKVRTRTNGYKRFSTDFLYNKLYLYRIPTYAKWKRAQALQ; this comes from the coding sequence ATGACCTGCCCCCGTTTTTACGGGGGGCGACTGGTGAGATATGCCGATGACTTTGTGATACTCTGTAAAGGTAAAATAGACGCACCGATACAAATGGTGAAGATGGTTCTGGATAGATGCGAACTCAGGCTCAATGATCAGAAAACCAAGATAATCAATGCCTATCAAGATAGCTTTGATTTCCTTGGGTTCCGATTTCAAATGAGACGCAGCCCCCGAAGCGGGAAGTGGTACCCACACACTGAGCCATCCAAACGCTCGGAAGAGCGCATCAAGGCAACGGTGAAAAGGTTAACTCACCGCCGAAGAACACCGGTATCGGTGCCGGACTTGATTGATGAGATCAACTATGCGACCCAAGGCTGGTCAGCTTACTTTCACTACCAGCACAGCACGAAAGTGATGGCTCGGGTCAAATGGTTTACCGAAGAAAGGGTCCGTAAGCATTTATGCGTACGGCATAAAGTTCGTACCAGGACAAATGGGTATAAACGGTTTTCTACAGATTTTCTGTACAACAAGTTGTATTTGTATAGAATCCCAACTTACGCAAAGTGGAAAAGGGCGCAAGCCTTACAATGA
- a CDS encoding sigma-54 interaction domain-containing protein, translating to MKSIEETSLLYEISQSLNQHMDMKKSLFKVLSVLSESLNLVRGIIFLTNTETGEIRIEMAHGISEDKTKQIKYLPGEGIIGKVIQTGKPAVVPRISEEPLFLDKTHSRNLTQGQDYSFICVPIKKDSRVVGAISADRPYEGKRSLENGEKLLAVVATMVAHHVINIETIRVEKEQLKTENLRLKSELENKYSFSNIIGNSNKMREVLQMISQVSSSSATVLIRGESGTGKELVANSIHYNSERNQNPFIKINCAAIPENLIESELFGHEKGAFTGASFTKKGKFEVANTGTIFLDEIGNMDLGAQVKLLRVLQEKEFERVGGYKPIKTDVRIVAATNANLEEMVQQGRFRDDLYFRLNVFPIYIPSLRMRKTDIILLADHFLEKYIKAHGKEIKRITTPAIDMMMEYHWPGNVRELENCIERAVILCNEGAIHSYHLPATLQTGTRSKTLPLSLEDAVASLEKEILMDALKNTRGNINKAAKLINITVRKFSYKAARYNLNYKDYR from the coding sequence ATGAAGTCGATTGAAGAAACTTCTCTGTTATACGAAATCAGCCAATCATTAAACCAGCACATGGACATGAAAAAATCCCTGTTCAAGGTTTTAAGTGTTCTGTCTGAATCACTGAATCTTGTCCGAGGAATCATTTTTCTGACAAATACTGAAACCGGCGAAATCCGCATTGAAATGGCCCACGGCATTTCCGAAGACAAAACCAAACAGATCAAATACCTGCCCGGGGAAGGTATCATCGGTAAAGTGATCCAGACCGGTAAACCTGCCGTGGTGCCAAGAATCAGTGAAGAACCACTGTTTCTGGATAAAACCCATTCCAGGAATCTTACCCAGGGGCAGGATTACTCCTTTATTTGCGTACCCATAAAAAAAGATAGTCGCGTGGTCGGTGCCATCAGTGCGGACCGCCCCTATGAAGGCAAACGCTCCCTTGAAAATGGCGAAAAACTGCTCGCCGTGGTGGCAACCATGGTTGCCCATCACGTCATCAACATTGAAACCATCCGGGTGGAAAAAGAGCAGTTGAAAACCGAGAACCTCCGGCTGAAATCAGAGCTGGAGAACAAGTACAGTTTTTCCAATATAATCGGCAATTCCAACAAGATGCGTGAAGTACTCCAGATGATCTCCCAGGTATCCTCCTCTTCGGCAACCGTATTGATCCGCGGTGAAAGCGGCACGGGCAAGGAGCTGGTGGCCAATTCCATCCATTACAACTCAGAGCGCAACCAGAATCCCTTTATCAAGATCAACTGCGCGGCTATTCCGGAAAATCTCATTGAAAGCGAGCTGTTCGGCCATGAAAAAGGGGCATTTACCGGCGCATCCTTCACAAAAAAAGGTAAATTTGAGGTCGCCAATACAGGTACCATTTTTCTGGACGAGATCGGCAACATGGATCTCGGTGCCCAGGTAAAGCTTTTACGGGTACTCCAGGAAAAGGAATTTGAGCGGGTGGGCGGGTACAAGCCCATCAAGACGGATGTCAGGATCGTGGCCGCCACCAACGCCAATCTGGAGGAGATGGTCCAGCAGGGTAGATTCAGGGACGACCTCTATTTCCGGCTCAATGTATTTCCCATTTACATCCCCAGCCTTCGCATGCGGAAAACAGACATTATTCTTCTGGCCGATCATTTTCTGGAAAAATACATAAAGGCGCATGGCAAGGAGATTAAACGCATCACTACGCCGGCCATTGACATGATGATGGAATACCATTGGCCGGGCAATGTCCGGGAGCTTGAAAACTGCATTGAACGGGCTGTTATTCTATGCAACGAAGGCGCCATTCACTCCTACCACCTGCCGGCAACCCTTCAGACCGGAACCAGGTCCAAAACCCTTCCCTTGTCGCTTGAAGATGCCGTGGCAAGCCTTGAAAAGGAAATCCTTATGGATGCCCTGAAAAATACCCGGGGCAATATTAACAAGGCTGCCAAATTGATCAACATCACCGTAAGAAAATTTTCTTATAAGGCTGCCCGGTATAATCTCAATTATAAAGATTACCGATAG
- a CDS encoding type II toxin-antitoxin system RelE/ParE family toxin, with the protein MYKLKWTANFENWVNRLRDRSTRIRLLRRLEKVQRGLLGDVSSVGDGVFEMREFFGPGWRMYYIQLGDQLIIMLGGGNKSSQSDDIKAAKLLAVQIKEENNVQ; encoded by the coding sequence ATGTATAAATTGAAGTGGACAGCAAATTTTGAGAATTGGGTAAATCGTTTGCGGGATAGGTCAACTCGCATCAGATTACTTCGTCGTTTAGAAAAAGTTCAACGCGGACTATTGGGTGATGTTAGTTCTGTAGGAGATGGTGTATTTGAAATGCGTGAATTTTTTGGCCCCGGTTGGAGGATGTATTACATTCAACTTGGTGATCAGCTTATAATTATGCTCGGAGGAGGAAATAAAAGTAGCCAATCCGATGATATAAAAGCTGCAAAGTTGTTAGCTGTTCAGATAAAGGAGGAAAACAATGTCCAATAA
- a CDS encoding addiction module antidote protein, whose product MSNKLKIDNMLEFDMAQQLKNEEDIIEYLQQVLEENDGSELAAALGHIAKSRGMSEIAKASGIKRESLYKALRPQSHPRFDTIQRVCKALGVRLTVEKVHAEL is encoded by the coding sequence ATGTCCAATAAATTGAAAATCGATAACATGCTTGAATTTGATATGGCTCAACAGCTTAAGAATGAGGAAGATATTATTGAATATTTGCAGCAAGTGCTTGAAGAAAATGATGGTTCGGAATTGGCTGCTGCATTGGGGCATATTGCCAAGTCGCGGGGTATGAGTGAAATTGCAAAAGCTAGCGGCATTAAGAGAGAGTCCTTATATAAGGCACTGAGACCTCAAAGTCATCCTCGTTTTGACACCATACAAAGAGTTTGCAAGGCACTGGGAGTTCGGTTAACCGTGGAAAAAGTACATGCAGAACTATAA
- a CDS encoding helix-turn-helix domain-containing protein, translating to MGHSIQIKEAVLQKVLSGNKTHDEISKEFGIGRSTIGKWLREYRKGGNINLTSKKTSQRLDFGRARLSPAGYGIYVFRGERILVS from the coding sequence ATGGGACATTCTATCCAAATCAAAGAAGCTGTGTTACAAAAGGTACTCTCGGGGAACAAAACCCATGATGAGATATCAAAAGAATTTGGGATTGGGCGGTCAACTATTGGCAAATGGTTAAGAGAATACAGAAAAGGCGGTAACATCAACTTGACATCAAAGAAAACGTCCCAGAGACTGGACTTCGGAAGAGCGCGTCTCAGCCCTGCTGGCTACGGGATCTATGTCTTCCGAGGAGAGCGCATCTTGGTGTCGTAA
- a CDS encoding IS110 family transposase: MSMHYIGLDIHKKIIAYCIKAGDGTLLGNGVISATRPALEEWMEQLPPPWTVAMEATMFTGWIYDFIKPYADDIKVAHPEMLKAITAAKKKNDLSDAQKICDLLRVDLLPECYMAPSELRELRRILRYRNHIVRTATQTKNKISGLLMEVGC, translated from the coding sequence ATGAGTATGCATTACATTGGTTTAGATATCCACAAAAAAATTATCGCTTATTGTATTAAAGCAGGCGATGGAACACTTCTTGGGAATGGAGTGATATCTGCAACCAGGCCGGCATTGGAAGAATGGATGGAGCAACTTCCCCCGCCCTGGACGGTTGCAATGGAAGCAACAATGTTTACCGGCTGGATTTATGACTTCATAAAACCTTATGCCGATGATATTAAGGTCGCTCATCCTGAAATGCTCAAAGCGATTACAGCAGCTAAAAAGAAAAACGATCTATCTGATGCCCAGAAAATATGTGACCTTCTCAGAGTTGATCTGTTACCGGAATGTTATATGGCTCCGAGCGAGTTGCGAGAATTAAGAAGAATTTTAAGATACAGAAACCACATAGTCAGAACAGCAACCCAAACTAAAAATAAAATCTCTGGACTTTTAATGGAGGTCGGGTGCTGA